Genomic DNA from Candidatus Oleimmundimicrobium sp.:
TGCAAAGATAAAGAAATCGACCTTTTGCTGATGATGATAACTGACATTATAAAAGTAGGGACAGAACTCTTGGTTACGGGAAGAACAAGATTAGTTGAGAGAGGTTTTGGGGTAAAACTTGAAGGGGGCAGTGTGTTTTTGTCGGGCGTAATTTCTCGAAAGAAACAAGTGGCCCCTGTTTTAGCACGAATGATGTAAGAAGGTTTGTTGTTGCGAATCGTACTTCCTTCATTTCCGTGCCTACCGGCAGGCAGGTCTTGTTCGCCCAAGAAAACGAAGCAAAAGACGAAGGAATTTTGTGAAATCTACAAATATCGAGATTAATAAAGAGATTTCATCGAAATTCCCGAGCTGGGCGGCCGATCATTTTTTAACGGCTCCAAAATGTACGGTTGTTCAGGCGCCCGCAGAACTCGCCCCGATAAATCGGGACTCAAACAGCTTCGGCTTATTCCCTGAACAACCTATTTCTTCGCTTAAAAATGATATGGCATATAAAAAACGTGCTCATATGCCTGCCCGCCTTTGGAAGATCGCTGCCCACCCGACCCACCCGGGTTTTACAAAACTGAAATTAATAAAAAGCTTTTATTTTTAATTTTGCCAAGGGCTAGGGGCTGGTAGCTGTTTTTAATGATTTTCCTGGTAGCTGGCGACTGGAGACTGGGAGCTGTGTTTATTAAAATAATTTGATAACTGCATCTTAAGTGATAAAATGAGAAAAAGTTAATAGTATGAGGTGTCAAATGGCAAAGAGTTTTGATGAGATAAACGAAAAAATTAAAAAAGGCCAAGCAGTTGTTGTAACTGCTGAGGAAATAATAGATATTGTTAAAGAAAAAGGCGTAAAGCAGACCGCAAAAGAAGTAGACGTTGTTACCACGGCAACATTTAGCCCAATGTGTTCAAGTGGGGCTTTTTTAAACTTTGGACACTCTGATCCTCCTATTAATATAAAAAAAGTTTGGTTAAACGATGTTCCCGCATATGCGGGTATGGCAGCGATTGATGCATATATTGGGGCTACCGAGGTTTCGGAATCTGAGGGGTTGCGTTACGGCGGGGCTCATGTAATAGAAGATTTAATTGCCGGGAAGGCGGTAAAGCTACAGGCTGTCGGACGCGTTACCGATTGTTACCCTCGTTCTGAAATTGAGACATTTATTACAAAAGATACTATCAATCAGGCATATTTATTTAATCCGAGAAATGTATATCAGAACTATGCTGTGGCAGTAAACTCAACCGAGAGAACCATTTATACTTATATGGGGACACTTCTCCCTAAACTGGGAAATGCAACATATGCAACATCGGGCCAGCTAAGCCCACTTTTGAATGACCCTCACTATCGCACAATAGGTATCGGTACAAGGATTTTTCTCTGTGGAGCACAAGGATATGTTGCTTGGGAAGGGACCCAGCATAGCCCGAGTCAAGAAAGAACGGATAAAGGGATTCCTGTATCTGGCGCGGCTACCATTGCCCTTATAGGAAATCTTAAAGATATGAGCAGGGATTATATAAGGGCTGCCACCTTTCACAACTACGGGGTATCCATTTTTATAGGAGTAGGCATTCCCATACCCATTCTTGACGAGGAGATGGTGGAGTTTGTAAGCGTAAGCGATAAGGATATTTACGCCGAAATTGTAGATTACAGTGTACCTAAAAGAAATAAGCCGGTTTTGGGTAGGATTACTTATGCCGAGTTGAGAAAGGGTAAAATTACACTTCGGGGAAGAGAGGTTCCCGCGGCCTCGATTTCGAGTTATGCCAAAGCCAGAGAAATTGCCGGGGTTTTAAAATCGTGGATACAAAAAGGCGATTTTTTGCTGACGGAACCCGTTCAAAAATTGCCCGAGAAAGGTACGACTAAGCCACTGGATATTCAAACAAAGGAGGAGTTATAAAATGGCAAAAAAGAAGATAGTTCTAACTTTTCCTCCTGAGAGAGTAGAGCAACCAATTACTTATCATCTGGTGAAAGACTATGATCTCATAATCAACATTATGCGGGCCGAGGTGCATGAAGAAGAGACAGGATTAATAGTTTTAGAGCTCGAAGGCCCCGAGAACAAAATAGATGAGGGAATAGCTTATCTAAAAAACCAGGATGTAGGCGTTCAAGAGGCAGCAAGAGATATAGCCCTAAATGAAGATGATTGTATAAGTTGCGGTGCCTGCACGGCTGTTTGCCGTCCCAGGGCGCTACATCTTAATCCCGATACATTTGAGCTGGAATTTGACAAAGACAGGTGTATTCTTTGCGGGCTTTGTGTTCGGGCGTGTCCTCTAAAACTTATAGAAGTTAAGTTTTAATAGCTTTTTGTTCTTTTTCAGCATCCTTTTTTAGTTCGCCAAATTTTACCTTTTACCTAAGTATTTAGTCCCTTTGTTTTATCTTCTGATATATTAATAACTTGTAATACTAAACAAATACTTCAAAGAACGGGGTTTGGTTTGTATAGGGAAAAATTTTATCGAAAATGGTTGCGAACAATAGATTTAGTTACTTTTCAAATTCAAGTTGAAGAGACGGATTTATTTATTGCGGCTGATAAGAACTTATATAGGGAAGCTATGGATACGGTTTTTAAGTATCGAGGAGAAATCGAGAATTATATTGAAGAGAACCCACTTTTCGAAACTAGTCTTTCTCCCATTGATATATCTATTACAGCTCCCTTAATTGTAAATGAAATGATTTTAGCTGCCCAAAGTGTTGATGTTGGCCCCATGGCAGCAGTCGCGGGAGCTATTGCTGAGTTTGTGGGAAAGGATTTATTGAAACATTCCGAGGAAATAATAGTTGAAAATGGTGGAGATGTTTTTCTAAAAACAACAAAACCTCGTCTCGTTGGAGTTTACGCTGGCGAAACACCTTTAAGTGGTAAGCTTGCTTTAAATATTCTTCCTGAACAAACTCCGCTTGGAATTTGCACGTCAGCTGGCACAGTCGGTCACAGTTTGAGTTTTGGGAAAGCCGATGCGGTGGTTGTTTTATCTAAAAATACGCCTCTTGCCGATGCGGCTGCAACAGCCATCGGAAATTTAGTTCAGGAAGTGGAGGATATTGAGGAAGGGCTTTCCTTTGCTAAGGGGATAAAAGATATTTTAGGTGTTTTGATAATAAAGGATAATAAAATGGGTGTTTGGGGAGAAATAGATATTCAGCCCTTATAAAAGAACAAAAAAAATTTATTCTGTTTTCATATGTTTTTTAAATTTCTTTGCGTTTAAATCCCCATAAAACCTACATTGGCAATTATCAATACTATCTCGCCAAAATATCTTTAGCAGAGCAAAAGTTGCTAATGGATTTTATGGAGGAAATTGCCAAAAGCGGTCGGACATAAAAAATTTAAGTTATTT
This window encodes:
- a CDS encoding DHHA2 domain-containing protein, whose amino-acid sequence is CKDKEIDLLLMMITDIIKVGTELLVTGRTRLVERGFGVKLEGGSVFLSGVISRKKQVAPVLARMM
- a CDS encoding homocysteine biosynthesis protein, giving the protein MAKSFDEINEKIKKGQAVVVTAEEIIDIVKEKGVKQTAKEVDVVTTATFSPMCSSGAFLNFGHSDPPINIKKVWLNDVPAYAGMAAIDAYIGATEVSESEGLRYGGAHVIEDLIAGKAVKLQAVGRVTDCYPRSEIETFITKDTINQAYLFNPRNVYQNYAVAVNSTERTIYTYMGTLLPKLGNATYATSGQLSPLLNDPHYRTIGIGTRIFLCGAQGYVAWEGTQHSPSQERTDKGIPVSGAATIALIGNLKDMSRDYIRAATFHNYGVSIFIGVGIPIPILDEEMVEFVSVSDKDIYAEIVDYSVPKRNKPVLGRITYAELRKGKITLRGREVPAASISSYAKAREIAGVLKSWIQKGDFLLTEPVQKLPEKGTTKPLDIQTKEEL
- a CDS encoding NIL domain-containing protein codes for the protein MAKKKIVLTFPPERVEQPITYHLVKDYDLIINIMRAEVHEEETGLIVLELEGPENKIDEGIAYLKNQDVGVQEAARDIALNEDDCISCGACTAVCRPRALHLNPDTFELEFDKDRCILCGLCVRACPLKLIEVKF
- a CDS encoding UPF0280 family protein translates to MYREKFYRKWLRTIDLVTFQIQVEETDLFIAADKNLYREAMDTVFKYRGEIENYIEENPLFETSLSPIDISITAPLIVNEMILAAQSVDVGPMAAVAGAIAEFVGKDLLKHSEEIIVENGGDVFLKTTKPRLVGVYAGETPLSGKLALNILPEQTPLGICTSAGTVGHSLSFGKADAVVVLSKNTPLADAAATAIGNLVQEVEDIEEGLSFAKGIKDILGVLIIKDNKMGVWGEIDIQPL